The proteins below are encoded in one region of Pelecanus crispus isolate bPelCri1 chromosome 4, bPelCri1.pri, whole genome shotgun sequence:
- the PPEF2 gene encoding serine/threonine-protein phosphatase with EF-hands 2 encodes MGSGSSVNANYKYSLQKSENAFKAAVLIQQWYRRYVARLEMRRRCTWRIFQSIEYACEQDQIKLHNFFSYLMDHFTPSSSKERDFISRMFVSGESFKEAELERYCDYESMEVPDSYTGPRLSFPLLPDHATALLEAFKQKQQLHARYVLNLLHETRKHLKQLPNISHVSTCYSEEVTVCGDLHGQLDDLFLIFYKNGLPSPSKSYVFNGDFVDRGKQSLEILIVLFTFLLIYPKEVHLNRGNHEDHMVNLRYGFCAGLIAMSRVSLRNPAELPFSCSFSYGFAKEVMQKYKVHGKKILKMIQNVFCWLPLATLIDQKVLVIHGGISDTTDLDMLEKIQRNKFISVLRGKKRKESNRNVEIQEINGESKVEADPAGNEAAPSLSPQPRPAQAPSMANRLEFSRWVRQTVQEQIEWCRRLVDISESEEEELTYSSVVSLTDLDGPCWTRQEEWKQILDILWSDPMPQEGCRVNTVRGGGCYFGPDVTGKILEKYNLQFLIRSHECKQEGYEFCHNRKVLTIFSASNYYEIGSNRGAYVKLGPDLVPHFVQYQANKTAHTLTMTQRISRVEESAFRALREKLFAHTSALISAFKAYDKDNSGRITLSNWATAVESVLHLGLPWRMLRPQLVRSTADGMLEYKSWLDDLAMEQRSQEHIQSSLLEVIYRNRSNLETIFRIIDRDHSGLISFEEFHQTWKLFSSHMNIELTDDSINDLVRSIDFNKDGNIDFNEFLEAFRLVKQSQ; translated from the exons ATGGGATCTGGTAGTTCTGTAAATGCCAACTACAAGTACTCCCTGCAGAAGTCTGAAAATG CTTTCAAGGCAGCCGTCTTGATCCAGCAGTGGTATCGGCGCTACGTTGCTCGGCTGGAAATGCGCCGACGTTGCACCTGGAGAATCTTTCAATCCATTGAGTACGCTTGCGAGCAGGATCAGATCAAG CTTCACAACTTCTTCAGTTACCTCATGGACCACTTCACGCCAAGCAGCAGTAAAGAGA GGGATTTTATCAGCCGCATGTTCGTAAGTGGAGAAAGCTTCaaagaggcagagctggaaagatACTGTGACTATGAATCCATGGAGGTGCCAGACTCCTACACTGGACCCCGTCTCTCTTTCCCACTCCTTCCTGACCATGCGACTGCCTTGCTGGAAGctttcaaacagaaacaa CAGCTCCACGCTCGCTATGTCTTAAACCTTCTGCATGAGACCAGGAAGCACCTCAAGCAGTTGCCAAACATCAGTCACGTCTCCACCTGCTATAGCGAGGAGGTCACCGTGTGTG GAGACTTGCACGGCCAGCTGGATGACCTGTTCCTCATATTTTATAAG AATGGCCTTCCTTCGCCTTCCAAGTCCTACGTGTTCAATGGGGACTTTGTAGACAGAGGCAAACAGTCCCTTGAGATCCTCATCGTCCTCTTTACCTTCCTCTTGATCTATCCAAAGGAGGTTCATCTCAACCGCGGGAACCATGAGGACCACATGGTCAACTTACGGTACGGGTTCTGTGCGGGGCTGATCGCGATGTCAAGGGTGTCGCTGCGGAATCCCGCTGaacttcctttttcctgttcctttagCTACGGTTTTGCCAAGGAAGTAATGCAGAAGTACAAG gtgcatgggaaaaaaatcttgaagaTGATTCAGAATGTCTTCTGCTGGCTGCCCCTGGCCACCCTGATTGATCAGAAAGTCCTCGTTATACACGGGGGCATCTCTGACACCACTGACCTGGACATGCTTGAGAAAATTCAAAGGAACAAA tttatttctgtattaagagggaagaaaagaaaggagtcCAATAGAAATgtggaaatacaggaaataaacGGGGAGAGCAAAGTAGAGGCTGACCCGGCAGGCAACGAGGCAGCCCCCAGTTTATCTCCGCAGCCTCGGCCAGCGCAGGCTCCCAGCATGGCCAACAGGCTGGAGTTCTCCAGGTGGGTCCGTCAGACGGTGCAGGAGCAAATCGAGTGGTGCCGCCGGCTGGTGGACATCAGCGAgtcggaggaggaggagctcaCCTATTCCAGCGTGGTCTCCTTGACGGATCTGGATGGGCCGTGCTGGACTCGCCAGGAGGAGTGGAAGCAG ATTTTAGACATTCTCTGGAGTGACCCCATGCCTCAGGAGGGCTGCAGAGTAAATACAGTGCGAGGTGGTGGCTGCTACTTTGGGCCTGACGTGACGGGGAAGATTCTCGAGAAGTACAATTTGCAGTTCCTCATCCGCTCCCACGAGTGCAAGCAAGAGGGCTATGAGTTCTGTCACAATCGGAAG GTGCTGACCATATTTTCAGCCTCAAACTACTACGAGATTGGCAGCAACAGGGGAGCCTATGTGAAGCTGGGACCGGACCTCGTCCCCCATTTTGTTCAGTACCAAGCGAACAAGACAGCCCATACTCTCACTATGACCCAAAG AATCAGCAGAGTAGAGGAGTCAGCCTTTCGAGCCTTGCGGGAAAAGCTCTTTGCTCACACCTCAGCCCTCATCAGCGCGTTCAAGGCCTACGATAAGGACAATTCGG GAAGGATCACGCTGAGCAACTGGGCGACGGCAGTGGAGTCAGTCTTGCACCTGGGATTGCCCTGGCGAATGCTGAGACCGCAGCTGGTGCGCAGCACAGCGGACGGCATGCTGGAGTACAAGTCCTGGCTCGACGACTTAGCCATGGAGCAGCGGAGCCAAGAG CACATCCAGTCGAGCTTGCTGGAAGTCATTTATCGAAACAGATCCAACTTGGAGACCATATTCAGGATCATCGACAGAGATCATTCAG GTCTCATCTCATTTGAGGAATTCCACCAAACCTGGAAGCTGTTCAGCTCCCACATGAACATCGAACTCACGGATGACAGCATCAACGACTTGGTTCGCAGCATTGATTTCAATAAGGATGGAAACATCGACTTCAACGAGTTCCTAGAAGCCTTCCGCCTTGTCAAACAGTCACAATAG